In the Flavobacterium pallidum genome, one interval contains:
- a CDS encoding FecR family protein, giving the protein MKKEHDLAKWLAGEMTEQERVDFEKTPEFSSYDKIARFSQLLEAPDFDSDKMYNSIISREKKQTKVIPLYRKNLLLKIAAVLVIGLGIWFAMPDTNEENHQELAVAGKTSIFQLPDHSEVTLNAGSDAAYQSGNWDKNREISLHGEAFFKVAKGKTFDVLTDCGKVTVVGTQFNVKSRGNRFEVTCFEGKVRVQCADNVIFITKGQKVAFENGAAIPSKFMESDRPSWMDRQMEFTSENLQGVVAEMKRQYNINIDVVAVDKTKNQAFTGVMPADKLEVALEIVSRTFGIHVKKTESGIILSGND; this is encoded by the coding sequence ATGAAGAAGGAACACGATTTAGCCAAATGGCTTGCCGGTGAAATGACGGAACAGGAACGGGTTGATTTTGAAAAAACGCCTGAATTCAGTTCCTATGATAAGATTGCGCGTTTTTCGCAACTGCTTGAAGCGCCGGATTTCGATAGTGACAAGATGTACAACAGCATCATTTCACGTGAGAAAAAACAAACCAAAGTCATTCCGCTTTACAGGAAAAACCTGCTGCTGAAAATTGCCGCTGTTTTGGTAATTGGACTCGGTATATGGTTTGCAATGCCTGACACCAATGAGGAAAACCACCAGGAACTTGCCGTTGCCGGTAAAACCTCCATTTTCCAGCTTCCTGACCATTCTGAAGTCACGCTGAATGCGGGTTCAGATGCAGCATACCAAAGTGGTAACTGGGACAAAAACAGGGAAATCAGCCTTCACGGTGAAGCATTCTTTAAAGTAGCCAAAGGAAAAACATTCGACGTCCTTACAGACTGTGGTAAAGTTACTGTGGTAGGAACACAATTTAATGTAAAATCGCGCGGCAACCGTTTTGAAGTCACTTGTTTTGAAGGTAAAGTGAGGGTACAATGTGCAGATAATGTGATTTTTATTACCAAAGGCCAAAAAGTGGCTTTTGAAAACGGCGCAGCGATTCCAAGTAAATTTATGGAAAGCGACAGGCCATCCTGGATGGACAGGCAAATGGAGTTCACTTCAGAAAACCTGCAGGGTGTTGTTGCTGAAATGAAGCGCCAGTATAACATCAATATAGATGTTGTAGCTGTTGACAAAACCAAAAACCAGGCTTTTACCGGTGTAATGCCGGCAGATAAACTGGAAGTCGCACTTGAAATCGTAAGCAGGACTTTTGGCATTCATGTCAAGAAAACCGAATCCGGTATAATCCTGTCTGGGAATGATTAA
- a CDS encoding MBOAT family O-acyltransferase, protein MGFAEVQHWFTTIFGHVTTADVRSWYTYDPKHPILFNTALFLGLFLVFYPIYILTTKAKTHAMRNLYVFAFSLFFYYKSSGAYFVLLLFSGVVDYNLAKLLYQEVIEGYRKFYLVLSVILNLCFLGYFKYTNFLIENYNGLFDGHLKFHDIILPVGISFYTFQSMSYIIDIYRRELKPTKNILDYMFFVSFFPQLVAGPIVRASEFIPQIYAKLKLSREDVNNALFLIIGGLVKKTFISDYISLNFVDRVFDSPKSFTAFENLMASYGYTIQIYCDFSGYSDMAIGIALLMGFKLSVNFRTPYKSASITEFWRRWHISLSTWLRDYLYISVGGNRKGSFGGFLFPCLFFAGLIVFGTVYLDKTPIPLIVSLAALFVFILAFLLSKNRKRTLYTNVNLMTTMLLGGLWHGPSFRFIIWGALHGMALAVNKIFSEYFPEKNPDKKTFGKGFKRFISVVITFHFVAFCWIFFRARDFATAFDVIGMIGKLNFHVNEWAIIIMGYKNVFLVMLIGYVWHFLPNPVTGLMKTSFDRLPIVGKALVLSLAFWVVYATSTSGTQPFIYFQF, encoded by the coding sequence ATGGGGTTCGCAGAGGTACAGCATTGGTTTACGACAATTTTCGGGCACGTCACCACCGCCGACGTACGCAGCTGGTATACGTATGATCCAAAGCACCCGATTTTATTCAACACAGCACTTTTTCTGGGCTTATTCCTTGTCTTTTATCCGATCTATATTTTGACGACAAAAGCAAAGACCCATGCGATGCGCAACCTTTATGTGTTCGCATTTTCGTTGTTTTTCTATTATAAATCCAGCGGTGCTTATTTTGTGTTGCTGCTTTTTTCAGGCGTAGTGGATTACAACCTGGCAAAACTTTTATACCAGGAAGTGATTGAAGGGTACAGGAAATTTTATCTCGTGTTAAGCGTCATCCTGAATCTTTGCTTTCTCGGCTATTTCAAATACACGAATTTCCTGATCGAAAATTACAACGGCCTTTTCGACGGACATTTGAAATTCCATGACATCATCCTTCCGGTAGGGATTTCATTCTACACCTTCCAGTCAATGAGTTATATCATCGATATTTACCGGCGTGAACTGAAACCGACGAAGAATATCCTCGATTATATGTTCTTCGTATCGTTTTTTCCGCAATTGGTGGCCGGGCCCATCGTGCGCGCTTCGGAATTCATCCCGCAGATTTATGCCAAACTGAAATTGTCGCGGGAAGATGTGAATAATGCATTGTTCCTCATTATTGGTGGTTTGGTAAAAAAAACTTTCATCTCCGATTACATTTCGCTGAATTTCGTCGACCGTGTTTTTGATTCCCCGAAAAGCTTTACCGCATTTGAAAACCTGATGGCATCCTATGGCTACACCATACAGATTTACTGCGATTTCTCAGGATATTCCGACATGGCCATCGGAATTGCATTGTTGATGGGTTTTAAGCTTTCAGTGAATTTCCGTACACCCTATAAGTCTGCCTCGATTACCGAATTTTGGAGGAGGTGGCACATTTCTTTGTCAACCTGGCTTCGCGATTACCTGTATATTTCAGTTGGCGGAAACAGGAAAGGGTCGTTCGGCGGATTTTTGTTCCCCTGCCTTTTCTTTGCCGGGTTGATTGTTTTCGGAACAGTTTATTTGGATAAAACTCCCATTCCGCTGATCGTCTCTTTAGCAGCACTTTTCGTTTTCATACTTGCGTTCCTTTTGTCAAAAAACAGAAAACGCACACTTTACACTAATGTCAACCTGATGACCACAATGCTGCTTGGCGGACTTTGGCATGGCCCGAGTTTCCGTTTCATCATCTGGGGTGCACTGCACGGAATGGCTTTGGCGGTAAACAAGATTTTTTCAGAGTATTTCCCTGAAAAAAATCCGGATAAAAAGACTTTCGGCAAAGGTTTTAAACGATTCATTTCCGTAGTCATTACATTTCATTTCGTGGCATTTTGCTGGATATTTTTCCGAGCCAGGGATTTTGCTACGGCGTTTGATGTGATTGGGATGATCGGGAAACTGAATTTCCATGTCAATGAATGGGCCATCATCATTATGGGTTATAAAAACGTATTTCTTGTTATGCTGATCGGTTATGTCTGGCATTTCCTTCCGAATCCTGTAACTGGCCTTATGAAAACCTCTTTTGACAGACTGCCTATTGTTGGTAAGGCATTGGTATTGTCGTTGGCTTTCTGGGTGGTTTACGCCACTTCAACCAGCGGAACACAGCCTTTCATTTATTTCCAGTTTTAA
- the rluF gene encoding 23S rRNA pseudouridine(2604) synthase RluF, whose amino-acid sequence MEENLKRINKFIGETGFCSRREADKLIEEKRVTINGEIAEMGAKVSMDDEIRVDGKLVREKNEKPVYLAFNKPVGIECTTNLDVKENIVDYINYPKRIFPIGRLDKASEGLIFMTNDGDIVNKILRARNNHEKEYIVTVNKPITERFVERMGNGIPILDTITRKCKVEKTGKFEFRIILTQGLNRQIRRMCEYLGYEVMTLKRVRIINITLDLPIGRYRDLTYQEISDLNQLIAPSSKTEEASFLRSNSQKPIATNQKENNDTQRKPIIIKKSDNRENDNQRSGSKFSQKKPLPKVEFIKKDDPNYKKKGDY is encoded by the coding sequence ATGGAAGAAAATCTAAAGCGTATTAATAAATTCATCGGTGAAACGGGATTCTGTTCGCGCCGTGAAGCGGATAAATTAATCGAAGAGAAACGCGTCACCATCAACGGTGAAATTGCCGAAATGGGCGCAAAGGTTTCGATGGACGATGAAATCCGCGTTGATGGAAAATTGGTTCGTGAAAAAAACGAAAAACCGGTTTACCTTGCCTTCAATAAACCCGTCGGAATTGAATGTACTACAAACCTTGACGTGAAAGAAAACATCGTCGATTACATCAATTATCCAAAACGTATTTTCCCGATTGGGCGGCTCGATAAGGCCAGTGAAGGCCTGATCTTCATGACCAATGACGGGGATATCGTAAACAAGATCCTGCGCGCGCGCAACAACCACGAAAAAGAATATATCGTTACCGTAAACAAACCCATCACGGAACGCTTTGTGGAACGCATGGGCAACGGTATCCCGATTTTAGATACCATAACCAGAAAATGCAAAGTCGAAAAAACGGGGAAATTTGAATTCCGTATTATCCTGACGCAGGGATTAAACCGTCAAATACGCCGTATGTGTGAGTATTTGGGTTATGAAGTCATGACTTTGAAAAGAGTCCGGATTATTAATATTACTTTGGATTTGCCCATTGGCCGTTACCGTGATTTGACCTATCAGGAAATCAGTGATTTAAACCAATTGATCGCGCCTTCAAGTAAGACGGAAGAGGCGAGTTTCCTAAGGTCTAACAGCCAAAAGCCAATAGCCACTAATCAAAAGGAAAATAATGATACCCAGCGCAAACCGATTATCATAAAGAAAAGTGACAATAGGGAAAATGACAATCAACGATCAGGTTCAAAGTTTTCACAGAAAAAGCCACTCCCGAAAGTGGAATTTATTAAGAAAGATGATCCTAATTACAAAAAAAAAGGCGATTATTGA
- a CDS encoding RNA polymerase sigma factor: protein MDEIKPAGVCEERIFASFFRSNIKAVRNYLFYKYGNEEHANDIAQDAFIKLWENCASVPLDKAKAYVYTIANNASLNLIAHHKVVLNYSKNAGKSGVTAESPEYILEHDEFGEKLKKAIENLTDSQRTAFLMNRIDGKKYSEIAEILGITVKAVEKRISGALISLRKEIDNI, encoded by the coding sequence ATGGATGAAATAAAACCTGCCGGTGTTTGTGAGGAACGAATTTTTGCGTCTTTCTTCCGGTCAAATATCAAAGCTGTGCGGAATTATCTGTTTTATAAATACGGAAATGAGGAGCATGCCAATGATATAGCGCAGGATGCGTTTATAAAACTTTGGGAAAATTGTGCCTCAGTTCCTTTGGATAAAGCAAAAGCTTATGTGTATACGATTGCAAACAATGCATCGCTGAATTTGATTGCGCATCATAAAGTAGTGCTTAATTATTCAAAAAATGCAGGCAAAAGCGGTGTGACAGCTGAAAGTCCTGAGTATATACTGGAGCATGATGAATTCGGTGAAAAATTAAAAAAAGCCATCGAAAACCTCACCGATTCGCAAAGGACGGCATTCCTGATGAACCGGATTGATGGAAAGAAATACAGTGAAATTGCAGAAATACTAGGCATAACAGTGAAAGCTGTAGAAAAAAGGATCAGTGGCGCACTGATTTCGCTAAGAAAAGAAATTGACAATATATAA
- a CDS encoding TonB-dependent receptor plug domain-containing protein produces the protein MKNIIRDIEKEHGIHFNFIEEQIDNIEITPPDPSFTLAKKIFYLEGHTPLHFDVIGGTYVSVSLKKTTEAPPESEMKVSLEEVAVDKYLTTGISKKADGVYQIKPKKLGILPGLTDPDVLQTMQQIPGIYSADETVSNINIRGGTHDETLFLWNGLRMFQTGHFFGLISAFNPYLNDKIEIYKNGTSAFYGESVSGVVAISSGLVETDSTTCLSSNMIWAGFNTKIHTSEKGVLTLSARRSMTDFFSSPTYKKYYNRIFQNTIVTDLNDNQAINFQSDEYFYFYDTTVQYQQKIGEKNELSFSAIAIRNSLDLYESTFNSGITISKNSTLGQQNLGAILSWKTNWDAKNTSEISIYSSNYNLDSRYENISNSQIQKQKNSITDTGLRLAHHYMLSDLWKFSSGYQYIETGVRNDEEVNNPAFLKLSKKVLRTHVAILETDWKAPDRQTAFRLGLRSNYIKEFEKLLFEPRMQFSHSFNGKFRMTFSAEQKSQSTSQVVDLQQDFLGVEKRRWVIADNAQIPIQRSRQVEIGLAYKDKKWLVTFDNYLKKVQGISTSGQSFQNQLEFVKLNGSYLVYGSELLVQRNLGRYYVWLSYSYNNNKYNFPDYIPPKFANNYEVSHMVSGALIYDWKKLKTALGAKWYSGRAETTPISTALTPNQPGIIYNNPNNENLGDFFQVNFSVSYAWKLNKKNLFEASFSILNLLNKRNTINRYYRVNTATNSAESVNTYALERTPNLSLKLQL, from the coding sequence TTGAAAAATATCATCCGTGACATTGAAAAAGAACATGGCATTCATTTCAATTTCATTGAGGAACAAATCGATAATATCGAGATTACACCGCCGGATCCGTCATTTACATTAGCTAAAAAAATATTTTACCTTGAGGGCCATACTCCTTTGCACTTCGATGTGATCGGAGGAACATATGTTTCGGTTTCCTTAAAAAAAACCACCGAAGCACCTCCCGAAAGCGAGATGAAGGTTTCCCTCGAAGAAGTGGCTGTCGACAAATACCTTACGACAGGAATCTCTAAAAAAGCCGACGGCGTTTACCAGATCAAACCCAAGAAATTGGGAATCCTGCCGGGGCTTACGGATCCTGATGTCCTTCAGACCATGCAGCAGATTCCGGGTATTTACAGTGCCGATGAAACCGTTTCAAATATCAACATCCGGGGCGGCACCCACGACGAAACCCTTTTTTTATGGAATGGATTACGCATGTTTCAGACCGGGCATTTCTTTGGTCTGATTTCTGCTTTTAACCCTTACCTTAATGACAAAATAGAAATTTATAAAAACGGTACTTCCGCCTTTTATGGAGAAAGCGTTTCCGGCGTGGTTGCGATTTCATCAGGATTGGTTGAAACGGACAGTACGACCTGCCTCAGCTCCAATATGATCTGGGCCGGTTTCAACACTAAAATACATACTTCGGAAAAAGGGGTACTGACACTTTCGGCAAGGCGGTCCATGACCGATTTCTTCAGTTCGCCCACTTACAAAAAATATTACAACCGGATATTCCAAAATACCATTGTAACTGACCTTAATGACAACCAGGCCATCAATTTCCAAAGTGATGAGTATTTTTATTTTTATGACACGACCGTACAATATCAGCAGAAAATCGGAGAAAAAAACGAATTGAGTTTTTCTGCCATTGCCATACGAAATTCGCTGGACCTTTATGAAAGCACTTTCAATAGTGGTATAACCATATCTAAAAACAGTACGCTGGGACAACAGAATTTAGGCGCCATACTTTCGTGGAAAACGAATTGGGATGCTAAAAACACTTCTGAAATTTCCATTTACAGTTCCAATTACAATTTGGATTCCCGCTATGAAAATATCAGCAACAGCCAAATCCAGAAGCAAAAAAACAGCATCACTGATACCGGTTTGAGGCTTGCCCACCATTATATGCTCAGCGATTTATGGAAATTCAGCAGTGGGTATCAATACATAGAAACCGGTGTAAGAAATGATGAGGAAGTCAACAATCCTGCCTTTTTAAAACTCAGTAAAAAGGTATTGCGTACGCATGTCGCCATTCTTGAAACCGATTGGAAAGCGCCTGACAGGCAAACGGCATTCCGCCTTGGCTTACGCAGCAATTACATTAAGGAATTCGAAAAACTACTATTTGAACCCAGGATGCAATTTTCACATTCGTTCAATGGAAAATTTCGCATGACTTTTTCTGCAGAACAGAAAAGCCAGAGCACGTCACAGGTGGTCGACCTGCAACAGGATTTCCTTGGTGTCGAAAAAAGGCGTTGGGTCATTGCCGACAATGCACAAATCCCGATACAAAGAAGCAGGCAAGTCGAAATCGGGCTGGCTTATAAAGACAAAAAATGGCTGGTGACTTTTGACAATTATCTTAAAAAAGTACAGGGCATTTCTACCAGCGGGCAATCCTTCCAAAACCAGCTGGAGTTTGTCAAACTCAATGGAAGCTACCTTGTTTATGGTTCGGAACTACTAGTGCAGCGGAATCTTGGGCGGTATTATGTATGGCTCAGTTACAGCTACAACAATAACAAATACAATTTCCCGGATTACATTCCGCCTAAATTTGCAAACAATTATGAAGTGTCCCATATGGTTTCCGGCGCGCTCATTTATGATTGGAAAAAACTGAAAACCGCGCTGGGTGCAAAATGGTATTCCGGCCGGGCTGAAACCACACCAATCAGTACAGCGCTTACGCCAAACCAACCGGGAATCATTTACAACAATCCGAATAATGAAAATCTGGGTGATTTTTTCCAGGTGAATTTTTCAGTTTCTTATGCCTGGAAACTCAACAAAAAAAATCTTTTTGAAGCCAGTTTTTCAATATTGAACCTTCTGAACAAACGAAATACCATCAATCGGTATTACCGCGTCAACACGGCAACCAACAGTGCTGAAAGCGTCAACACCTATGCGTTGGAGCGCACTCCGAACCTGAGCCTGAAGCTGCAGCTTTAA
- the ffh gene encoding signal recognition particle protein — protein MFDNLSEKLDKAFHILKGHGKITEINVADTLKEVRRALLDADVNFKIAKEFTNTVKEKAIGQDVLTTLQPGQLLVKLVKDELTELMGGDVAGINLSGNPTVILMSGLQGSGKTTFSGKLANHLKTKRNKKPLLVACDVYRPAAINQLHVVGDQIGVEVYSELGNDNPVEIAQNAVKYAKEKGYNVVIVDTAGRLAVDEEMMTEIANVHRALNPQETLFVVDSMTGQDAVNTAKAFNDRLNFDGVILTKLDGDTRGGAALTIKSVVNKPIKFVGTGEKMEAIDVFYPNRMAERILGMGDVVSLVERAQEQFNEEEARKLQKKIAKNEFGFDDFLTQIQQVKKMGNMKDLVGMIPGASKAMKDVEIEDDAFKHIEAIIYSMTPAERTRPAIIDMKRKNRIAKGAGRKIEEVNQLMKQFDQMSKMMKMMQGPGGKNLMKMMGGMKGMK, from the coding sequence ATGTTCGATAATTTAAGCGAAAAACTCGATAAGGCATTTCACATCCTGAAAGGCCATGGAAAAATCACTGAAATCAACGTTGCAGATACCTTAAAAGAAGTGCGACGCGCGCTTCTGGATGCCGACGTGAATTTTAAGATTGCAAAGGAATTTACCAATACCGTAAAGGAAAAAGCCATCGGTCAGGATGTATTGACTACGTTACAGCCAGGCCAGCTATTGGTCAAACTTGTAAAAGACGAGCTAACGGAATTGATGGGCGGCGATGTTGCCGGAATCAACCTTTCAGGCAACCCGACGGTCATCTTAATGTCCGGCCTCCAGGGTTCTGGAAAAACTACTTTTTCCGGAAAACTGGCCAATCATCTTAAGACAAAAAGGAATAAGAAACCGCTTTTAGTTGCCTGTGACGTATATCGCCCGGCGGCAATTAATCAATTGCACGTGGTTGGGGACCAGATCGGGGTAGAAGTGTATTCCGAATTGGGCAACGACAATCCGGTCGAAATTGCACAGAATGCCGTAAAATATGCTAAGGAAAAAGGATATAACGTTGTCATCGTCGATACTGCCGGCCGCCTTGCGGTTGATGAGGAGATGATGACCGAAATTGCAAATGTGCACCGTGCGCTTAATCCACAGGAAACACTTTTCGTAGTCGACTCGATGACTGGACAGGATGCTGTCAATACCGCAAAAGCCTTCAACGATCGTCTTAATTTTGATGGTGTCATTCTTACGAAATTGGACGGTGATACGCGTGGTGGTGCCGCTTTGACTATCAAATCGGTGGTAAATAAGCCTATTAAATTTGTTGGTACCGGTGAAAAAATGGAAGCCATCGATGTGTTTTACCCAAACCGTATGGCGGAACGTATCCTTGGGATGGGTGACGTTGTCTCTTTGGTAGAAAGGGCACAGGAGCAGTTTAATGAAGAGGAAGCGAGAAAATTACAAAAGAAGATTGCGAAGAACGAATTCGGTTTCGATGATTTCCTTACCCAAATACAACAAGTGAAGAAAATGGGTAATATGAAGGATTTGGTCGGAATGATCCCCGGCGCTTCAAAAGCCATGAAAGATGTCGAAATTGAAGATGACGCGTTCAAGCATATCGAAGCCATCATCTACTCGATGACACCGGCCGAAAGGACAAGGCCCGCCATCATCGATATGAAAAGGAAAAACAGGATTGCCAAAGGTGCCGGGCGTAAAATCGAAGAAGTCAACCAACTCATGAAGCAATTCGACCAAATGAGCAAAATGATGAAAATGATGCAGGGCCCCGGCGGTAAGAACCTCATGAAAATGATGGGGGGAATGAAGGGAATGAAATAA
- a CDS encoding alpha/beta fold hydrolase, translating into MKKLQFLLLTKSIGGYINFLSFVNPGKAQRLAYRFFSEPRIGRLIDGKLPEILAVAERQTFSFEQNRFESFTWNGNENTILLVHGWESNAARWEKLLPYLQKTGSTIVAIDAPAHGLSTGKEFTVPRYAAFINIAAKHFKPSAIIGHSIGGVAAIYYQYKYQNPDLKRLITLGAPSELQVIVDQYIDLLSLNPKAKKLLYQYFVDHFDVRINEFSSHLFAKSIAVDGLIAHDIKDDSVSFAEAEKIAANWKNASFIRTNGLGHSMHDDGLYEKIADFLII; encoded by the coding sequence ATGAAAAAGTTACAATTTTTACTGCTCACCAAATCAATTGGCGGCTACATCAATTTCCTGAGCTTTGTAAATCCGGGCAAAGCACAACGACTCGCCTACCGTTTTTTCAGCGAACCGCGCATCGGGCGTTTGATTGACGGTAAACTCCCTGAGATATTGGCTGTCGCCGAAAGGCAAACATTTTCATTTGAACAAAATCGTTTTGAATCTTTCACCTGGAACGGTAATGAAAATACCATTTTACTGGTACACGGTTGGGAAAGCAATGCGGCGCGTTGGGAAAAATTGTTGCCTTATCTGCAAAAAACCGGAAGCACGATTGTCGCCATCGATGCTCCCGCCCACGGCTTGTCAACGGGAAAGGAATTCACCGTGCCGCGTTATGCAGCATTCATCAATATTGCCGCAAAACATTTTAAGCCCTCAGCGATCATCGGGCATTCGATTGGTGGAGTAGCTGCGATTTATTACCAATATAAGTACCAAAATCCCGATTTAAAAAGGCTTATTACACTTGGAGCGCCTTCTGAATTACAGGTGATTGTCGATCAGTACATCGATTTGCTCAGCCTGAATCCTAAGGCGAAAAAATTGCTTTATCAATATTTTGTGGATCACTTCGATGTTCGCATCAATGAATTTTCTTCGCACCTTTTTGCAAAATCTATAGCCGTTGACGGTCTTATTGCACACGACATAAAAGACGATTCAGTATCTTTTGCGGAAGCCGAAAAAATCGCCGCAAACTGGAAGAATGCTTCATTTATCAGGACAAATGGATTGGGCCACAGCATGCATGATGATGGATTGTATGAGAAGATTGCTGATTTTCTAATTATTTAA
- a CDS encoding LamG domain-containing protein has translation MKKTLFLLASIAILSLLPSACQQDEDKVTQNPQSLDRQSELTTLLRRVSASDEGDNAIDSTACFSIKMPYTVWVYQAQGNNMTSYAAHVDNQGSLDAVRSTISEFNGNDHFRLDFPVTIVYNDGSEAVANNAQEMHFLKTQCESGNPVNAVIPCLTIVYPITVSAYNSDFQLANTYDFQNDAQLLGFLSNLNANEYYTLNYPMSVTVDGEMIAIHNNQELLAAIQSAMNDCFPVVNPCNNPGILMDSLVIYMPFANEARDLITDAAAVYNNNYPPAFVTDRNGNANSAVAFSGNDLDYLKLVSTPANNIEGGPMSISLWFKANNTNESDLEYMFEKSNGNQSNTLSFGLALYDLNRPLFYANQDPIFNLWDGSWNMQADNPGWHHLVVTVDDGMPSAQVKLYRDGVFIGSAESPDPIFINTQFFDYYFGRKFKGSLDDIRVYRRMLNQSEISTLFQLDGDNNTCVN, from the coding sequence ATGAAAAAAACGTTGTTCTTGCTGGCTTCTATTGCGATACTGAGTCTTTTGCCTTCTGCCTGTCAGCAGGATGAGGATAAGGTGACACAAAATCCGCAAAGCCTTGACAGGCAGTCAGAACTGACAACACTTTTAAGGCGTGTTTCCGCTTCAGATGAAGGCGATAATGCTATTGACAGTACCGCCTGTTTCTCGATTAAAATGCCCTACACTGTATGGGTTTACCAGGCCCAGGGAAACAATATGACTTCATATGCCGCGCATGTTGATAATCAGGGGTCTTTGGATGCAGTAAGATCTACCATTAGTGAATTTAATGGCAATGATCATTTCCGCCTTGATTTTCCGGTAACCATTGTGTACAATGATGGTAGCGAGGCTGTTGCGAATAATGCACAGGAAATGCATTTCTTGAAAACACAATGTGAATCCGGAAATCCTGTAAATGCAGTAATACCATGCCTTACAATTGTATATCCGATCACGGTTTCTGCTTACAATAGTGATTTCCAGTTGGCAAATACGTATGATTTTCAAAATGATGCGCAGCTATTGGGTTTTCTTTCCAACCTCAATGCCAATGAATACTATACGCTTAATTACCCGATGAGCGTCACTGTGGATGGCGAAATGATTGCAATCCACAACAATCAGGAATTGCTCGCTGCAATCCAGTCTGCGATGAACGATTGTTTCCCTGTTGTGAATCCTTGCAATAATCCGGGGATATTGATGGACAGCCTTGTTATTTATATGCCTTTTGCCAATGAAGCGCGCGATCTTATAACCGATGCAGCTGCTGTTTACAATAACAATTATCCGCCTGCATTTGTAACCGACAGGAACGGGAATGCAAATAGTGCGGTCGCTTTCAGCGGAAACGACCTGGATTACCTTAAGCTGGTTTCAACCCCTGCCAATAATATTGAAGGTGGGCCGATGTCCATCAGCCTTTGGTTCAAAGCAAACAACACCAATGAGTCGGATTTGGAATATATGTTTGAAAAATCAAATGGAAATCAAAGCAATACACTCAGTTTCGGATTGGCGCTTTATGATTTGAACAGGCCTTTGTTTTATGCAAACCAGGATCCGATTTTCAACTTATGGGACGGTTCATGGAACATGCAGGCCGACAATCCCGGATGGCATCATCTGGTGGTAACTGTAGATGACGGGATGCCTTCAGCGCAGGTTAAATTATACCGCGATGGTGTTTTTATAGGTTCTGCCGAATCACCCGATCCGATTTTCATCAACACCCAGTTTTTTGATTACTATTTCGGAAGGAAATTCAAAGGAAGCCTCGATGACATCCGGGTTTACAGAAGGATGCTGAACCAAAGCGAAATCAGTACGCTCTTCCAACTGGATGGCGACAATAATACGTGCGTTAATTAA
- a CDS encoding bifunctional 5,10-methylenetetrahydrofolate dehydrogenase/5,10-methenyltetrahydrofolate cyclohydrolase — protein sequence MTLLDGKKTSEDIKNEITAQVSAMKSRGEKVPHLAAVIVGNDGASLTYVGSKVKACERVGFESTMVRLPSTTSETELLKKIKELNQDDNIDGFIVQLPLPDQIDTQKVLMAIDPTKDVDGFHPENFGKMALDMTTFIPATPFGILELLERYNVETKGKHTVVIGRSHIVGRPMSILMGRKGFPGNSTVTLTHSYTKNIAQITTQADIIITALGVPNYLKAEMVKDGAVVIDVGITRVADENNEKGYVITGDVDFENVSKKVSHITPVPGGVGPMTIAMLLKNTLLAREQRRNQ from the coding sequence ATGACTTTACTTGACGGGAAAAAAACTTCAGAAGATATTAAAAACGAAATCACGGCACAGGTCTCGGCCATGAAAAGCCGCGGGGAAAAAGTCCCGCACCTTGCCGCAGTAATCGTTGGCAACGACGGCGCAAGCCTTACATATGTTGGCAGTAAAGTGAAAGCCTGTGAACGTGTCGGGTTTGAATCAACGATGGTCAGGCTGCCAAGCACCACTTCTGAAACCGAGCTGCTGAAGAAAATTAAGGAACTTAATCAGGACGATAATATCGACGGATTCATCGTGCAATTGCCGCTTCCGGACCAGATCGATACCCAAAAAGTATTGATGGCTATTGATCCTACAAAGGATGTTGACGGATTTCATCCCGAAAACTTTGGAAAAATGGCGCTGGATATGACGACGTTCATTCCGGCAACACCATTTGGGATTCTGGAACTGCTGGAAAGATACAATGTGGAAACCAAAGGCAAGCATACAGTGGTCATCGGTCGCAGTCATATCGTCGGGCGCCCGATGAGTATTTTAATGGGCAGGAAAGGTTTTCCGGGAAATTCCACAGTGACGCTTACGCACAGTTATACTAAAAACATTGCCCAGATTACCACCCAGGCTGATATTATCATCACTGCTTTAGGCGTTCCCAATTACCTTAAAGCAGAAATGGTCAAGGATGGCGCCGTAGTCATCGATGTAGGAATCACACGTGTTGCCGATGAAAATAATGAGAAAGGCTATGTTATCACCGGTGATGTCGACTTCGAAAACGTGAGTAAAAAAGTATCGCATATCACGCCGGTTCCCGGTGGTGTCGGCCCCATGACCATTGCGATGTTGCTTAAGAATACTTTACTGGCGCGAGAGCAACGCAGGAATCAATAA